A window from Psychrobium sp. MM17-31 encodes these proteins:
- the pseF gene encoding pseudaminic acid cytidylyltransferase, which translates to MNIAIIPARGGSKRIPRKNIKDFCGKPIIAYSIETALESGLFDKVIVSTDDEEIAEVARKYGAECPFMRPKELADDFIGTNAVVKHTVEWYKSCNITISNVCLIYATSPLLTKETLQTAQQQYNNSDCDIVFCAVEYDFPIWRALKPSSNGNVTPIFEQSINKRSQDLPQAIHDAGQFYWGKPNAFKLDSSIFNEKCTPYLIPSFRAQDIDTLNDWKKAELAYRLIND; encoded by the coding sequence ATGAACATCGCCATTATCCCAGCACGCGGCGGTAGCAAAAGAATTCCCCGCAAAAACATCAAAGACTTTTGCGGCAAACCAATCATTGCCTACTCCATAGAAACCGCCCTTGAAAGCGGCCTATTCGACAAGGTAATAGTCTCAACCGATGATGAAGAAATTGCTGAGGTTGCAAGAAAATACGGTGCAGAATGCCCCTTTATGCGACCAAAAGAATTGGCAGATGATTTTATTGGAACCAATGCGGTCGTTAAACACACAGTTGAATGGTACAAGAGTTGTAACATTACCATTTCGAATGTTTGTTTAATTTATGCAACATCGCCACTACTGACGAAAGAAACTCTTCAAACGGCCCAACAACAATATAATAATTCCGATTGTGATATAGTTTTCTGCGCCGTAGAGTATGACTTTCCAATTTGGCGAGCCTTAAAGCCCTCCAGCAATGGGAATGTAACCCCAATTTTTGAACAGAGTATAAATAAGCGCTCTCAAGACCTGCCACAAGCGATACATGATGCAGGTCAATTTTATTGGGGTAAACCTAACGCCTTCAAATTAGACTCATCCATCTTCAATGAAAAGTGTACCCCCTATTTAATTCCTAGCTTCCGAGCACAAGATATCGATACATTAAATGATTGGAAGAAAGCAGAATTAGCCTATCGTTTAATTAATGACTAA
- the pseC gene encoding UDP-4-amino-4,6-dideoxy-N-acetyl-beta-L-altrosamine transaminase, with protein sequence MIPYSKQHICEDDIAAVVDVLRSTHLTQGAKVTEFEQAIAHHVEAKHAIATNSGTSALHIACLALGVSRGDYVWTSPISFVASSNCALYCGAHVDFVDVEPHSGNMDMEELARKLAQAKLDNCLPKVIIVVHLCGAPCDLAKLAKLAQQYNFKVIEDACHALGASYENSPIGKCDYSDITVFSFHAVKNLTTAEGGMALTQSAELASTMRLLASHGITKDPERFVEQSVGDWYHEQQLLGFNYRMSDIHAALGLSQLNKFGEMQHQRADAVEYYQASLQGICTWLEANDNSTSANHLFVIQVPKEQRKTLFDKLRENNIWVQLHYMNIASQPYYRELGFNNYDYPIANQASDCGISLPVFADINKAEQDKVINIIKENLCS encoded by the coding sequence ATGATCCCCTATTCTAAACAACACATTTGTGAAGACGATATTGCAGCTGTCGTAGACGTTTTACGCTCCACACATCTTACGCAAGGCGCAAAAGTTACAGAGTTTGAGCAGGCAATTGCCCATCATGTGGAAGCTAAACACGCAATAGCGACTAATTCAGGGACCAGCGCCCTTCATATCGCTTGTTTAGCGCTTGGCGTATCACGTGGAGACTATGTGTGGACGAGTCCCATAAGCTTCGTTGCTAGCAGTAACTGCGCACTCTATTGCGGCGCCCATGTCGACTTTGTTGATGTTGAACCGCACAGCGGCAATATGGATATGGAGGAGTTAGCGCGCAAATTAGCGCAAGCCAAACTCGATAATTGTCTGCCCAAAGTGATCATTGTCGTTCATTTATGCGGAGCACCTTGCGATTTAGCTAAGCTTGCTAAATTAGCTCAGCAATATAACTTTAAAGTCATTGAAGATGCCTGCCACGCATTAGGTGCATCTTATGAAAATTCACCAATTGGAAAATGTGACTATAGTGATATTACTGTATTTAGCTTTCATGCAGTGAAAAACCTTACCACCGCTGAAGGCGGCATGGCATTAACCCAATCTGCTGAACTTGCCAGTACGATGAGACTACTCGCTAGCCATGGAATTACCAAAGATCCTGAGCGCTTTGTTGAGCAATCAGTAGGTGACTGGTATCACGAGCAACAGCTATTAGGTTTCAATTACCGTATGAGTGACATTCATGCCGCACTTGGACTATCACAACTAAACAAGTTCGGCGAGATGCAACATCAACGAGCTGACGCTGTAGAGTACTATCAAGCATCATTGCAAGGCATTTGCACTTGGTTGGAAGCGAATGACAATTCAACTTCCGCTAATCACTTATTCGTTATCCAAGTGCCAAAAGAACAGCGTAAAACTCTGTTCGACAAACTTCGAGAAAATAACATTTGGGTCCAGCTTCATTATATGAATATCGCATCACAACCCTATTATCGAGAGCTAGGTTTTAACAACTACGATTACCCAATAGCCAATCAGGCGTCTGACTGTGGAATATCCTTACCAGTATTCGCTGATATAAATAAAGCTGAACAAGACAAAGTCATCAATATCATTAAAGAGAACTTGTGCTCATGA
- a CDS encoding phytanoyl-CoA dioxygenase family protein, which translates to MNIKNDKNYDKEWLLDKEFWMCCFLDYSRMGKQRWHNNPLIKYNQDVKYLLDNDFALFKYIFSHINKPSITLKESITNEAFGVHFSHLLSEDNLFLPQFNDTKINSYGFHKFKFKVENLESIKAKLKQTMNDSLASLNQDSRQLNVYPAEGRKRLVWEANSIPSFLNDLVSDVLTHEILSSYFNCEYRLLPEFSVLYEELEAPAGYSMDRFWHVDNIGEFVKIMLPLEDIKNDCGPMLVVPSSHHPEQSNSLLWSEYHRIFRTSNIYTSTATFLSDFIATSQDIAPLAMTMDVGEALAFHGRLIHTATPCKINKSRKTLVLVIRPFDSKFQSFRTFASAY; encoded by the coding sequence GTGAATATAAAAAATGACAAAAATTACGATAAGGAATGGTTGTTAGATAAAGAATTTTGGATGTGTTGTTTTTTAGATTATTCAAGAATGGGAAAGCAAAGATGGCACAACAATCCGTTAATTAAATATAATCAAGATGTTAAGTATCTTTTGGATAATGACTTTGCTTTATTCAAGTATATCTTCTCACATATAAATAAGCCTAGTATTACGTTAAAAGAATCAATTACTAACGAAGCATTCGGTGTGCATTTCTCACATTTGTTATCAGAAGATAATTTATTCTTGCCCCAATTTAATGACACTAAAATTAATAGTTACGGTTTTCATAAGTTTAAATTTAAAGTCGAAAACTTAGAATCTATTAAAGCTAAGCTAAAGCAGACGATGAATGATTCTTTAGCATCCCTAAATCAAGATTCAAGACAATTAAATGTCTATCCTGCTGAAGGTCGTAAACGTTTAGTTTGGGAAGCGAATTCGATTCCTTCATTTTTGAATGACTTGGTTAGTGATGTATTAACTCACGAAATCTTAAGTAGTTACTTTAATTGTGAATATAGGTTGTTGCCCGAATTTAGTGTTTTGTATGAGGAATTAGAAGCTCCAGCGGGATATAGTATGGATAGATTCTGGCACGTTGACAATATTGGTGAGTTTGTGAAAATCATGCTACCTCTGGAAGATATTAAGAACGATTGCGGCCCAATGCTCGTTGTACCTAGCTCCCATCATCCTGAACAAAGTAATTCACTACTTTGGTCCGAATATCACAGGATTTTTAGAACCTCAAATATCTATACTAGCACAGCAACTTTTTTATCCGATTTCATTGCGACTAGCCAGGATATAGCACCGTTAGCAATGACAATGGATGTCGGAGAAGCATTGGCTTTTCATGGTAGATTAATTCATACAGCAACTCCTTGTAAAATTAATAAATCACGGAAAACTCTAGTGCTTGTAATACGCCCATTTGATAGTAAATTCCAATCATTTAGAACATTCGCTAGTGCGTATTAG
- a CDS encoding methyltransferase domain-containing protein yields the protein MLKLPISARRLQEMYRRGENIMSYLTSHFKDKQQQEVIEVAYDMQSGCYVDAMINAPHYVEFKHQYIDALFNELSQLQSINSILDAGVGEGITLAPLLDKYNGAIDSYAVDISWSRLSYAKEWLAKQGHNSTRLCSGNLTDLPFADNSIDLVFTSHAIEPNHGNEKAVIQELFRIARKYVVLLEPSYEMACDEGKARMERLGYCRDIKEHCLALGYRVLKHERFAHSSNPLNPTAITVIKKLTDTPLPEHILACPEHKTPLIAGAGALYSEEGLRAYPIIADIPCLRVENSVFASHFTKFNAQDTDK from the coding sequence ATGCTAAAACTACCTATCTCAGCTCGGCGACTACAGGAAATGTATCGCCGAGGTGAAAACATCATGAGTTACCTCACGTCGCACTTTAAAGACAAACAGCAACAAGAGGTGATTGAAGTTGCTTACGACATGCAGTCTGGCTGTTATGTTGATGCGATGATTAACGCACCTCACTATGTCGAATTTAAACATCAATATATCGACGCGCTATTTAACGAACTCAGCCAATTACAGTCTATTAATTCTATTCTCGATGCGGGAGTTGGTGAAGGCATCACGCTTGCGCCATTGCTTGATAAATACAACGGGGCAATTGACAGTTACGCTGTTGATATTAGCTGGTCGCGCTTAAGTTACGCCAAAGAGTGGTTAGCCAAGCAAGGCCATAATTCAACGCGACTTTGCAGTGGAAACCTGACTGATTTACCTTTTGCGGATAATTCAATCGACCTCGTTTTTACTTCCCACGCGATAGAGCCTAATCACGGCAATGAAAAAGCCGTAATACAAGAGCTGTTTCGTATCGCTCGCAAATATGTCGTGTTGTTAGAACCAAGTTATGAAATGGCCTGTGACGAAGGTAAAGCACGGATGGAGCGTTTAGGCTATTGTCGCGATATTAAAGAGCATTGCTTAGCGCTGGGCTATCGTGTGTTAAAACACGAACGCTTTGCTCACAGTTCAAATCCGCTGAATCCCACTGCAATTACCGTTATCAAAAAGCTCACCGACACTCCTCTTCCTGAGCATATTTTGGCATGCCCTGAACACAAAACACCGTTAATAGCCGGTGCTGGCGCCTTATACAGTGAAGAAGGTTTACGTGCTTATCCCATCATTGCAGACATCCCATGTTTGCGGGTTGAGAATAGTGTATTCGCTAGCCACTTCACTAAATTTAACGCACAAGATACTGATAAATAA
- the pseB gene encoding UDP-N-acetylglucosamine 4,6-dehydratase (inverting), translating to MFTNKTILITGGTGSFGKKFVEVLLSRYKPKKVIIFSRDELKQFEMHQVFDAPCMRYFIGDVRDKDRLRRAMSGVDFVVHAAALKQVPAAEYNPMECIKTNINGAENVINAALDCGVSKVIALSTDKAANPINLYGATKLASDKLFIAANNMAGGTDTIFSVVRYGNVVGSRGSVVPFFEKLRNENAEFLPITHPKMTRFWLKLDQAIDFVFSSFYRMLGGELFVPKIPSVRIPELATAIAPNMEQKVVGIRPGEKLHEVMCPEDDAYHTFEYEDHYVIAPSITFTSRGNDFSQNAKGERGTLVDEDFEYNSSNNYDFLTVEQLIALNKQS from the coding sequence ATGTTCACGAATAAAACTATCCTTATCACTGGTGGCACAGGCTCTTTTGGTAAAAAATTTGTCGAAGTTCTCCTTAGTCGTTACAAACCTAAAAAAGTCATTATTTTCTCCCGCGACGAACTCAAACAGTTTGAAATGCACCAAGTGTTTGATGCACCTTGCATGCGCTACTTTATTGGCGATGTAAGAGATAAGGACCGCTTAAGACGGGCTATGAGTGGCGTAGATTTTGTGGTCCATGCCGCTGCGCTAAAGCAAGTTCCAGCAGCAGAATACAATCCGATGGAATGTATAAAAACCAATATTAATGGCGCAGAGAACGTAATTAATGCAGCGCTTGATTGTGGTGTATCCAAAGTAATAGCACTGTCTACCGACAAAGCTGCCAACCCAATCAATCTTTATGGTGCGACAAAACTAGCATCCGATAAACTCTTTATTGCAGCCAATAATATGGCTGGCGGTACGGACACTATTTTCTCGGTAGTTCGCTACGGCAATGTAGTCGGCTCTCGTGGCTCTGTGGTTCCTTTCTTTGAAAAGCTTCGCAATGAAAATGCCGAATTTCTACCGATTACCCACCCTAAAATGACGCGTTTTTGGCTTAAACTAGACCAAGCAATCGATTTTGTATTTAGTAGCTTTTATCGCATGTTGGGTGGAGAGTTATTTGTTCCCAAGATCCCTTCTGTGCGCATTCCAGAACTCGCGACAGCAATTGCGCCCAATATGGAACAAAAAGTCGTTGGGATCCGTCCAGGTGAGAAGCTTCATGAAGTCATGTGCCCAGAAGATGATGCTTATCACACATTCGAATATGAAGATCACTATGTCATTGCGCCATCTATAACTTTTACCAGTCGTGGCAATGACTTTAGTCAAAACGCCAAAGGTGAACGGGGCACCTTAGTTGACGAAGATTTTGAGTACAATTCATCAAACAACTATGATTTTCTTACCGTTGAACAGCTAATCGCATTAAATAAGCAATCATGA
- a CDS encoding sigma-54 dependent transcriptional regulator: MQLSNAILVCSSNAVYLESFSTILDFIGETVIKSNSIAELEALIVGQETIYRSVIIDHGVENFSESLITELPKQPFLIAGDDIAHLVNNHPNVIGVLPYDAKYAKLTQELHNCQDFVNKRPATHAVSGSSSMLFRSLVGRSDNIQNVRVLIEQVAQTDANVLVLGESGTGKEVIARNVHYYSKRREGPFIPVNCGAIPPELLESELFGHEKGAFTGAYTARKGRFELAEGGTLFLDEIGDMPHPMQVKLLRVLQERTFERVGGNKTMTCNVRIVAATHQHLEEQIKDGKFREDLFYRLNVFPIEVPALRERKDDIPLLLQELVQRMESAYNTSVRFTQRCMESLMMADWSGNVRELSNLVERLVILYPNNLIDVNDLPAKYRHLDVPEFEPDYPEELQEQDAFAAIFSGEDVVEVPEKTVMTELPSEGVNLKEMLSELEVDLIRQALEQQDYVVSRAADILGMRRTTLVEKMRKYGMSKDG, encoded by the coding sequence ATGCAACTTTCCAACGCGATACTCGTATGTAGTTCTAACGCAGTATATTTAGAGTCGTTTTCCACCATCTTGGATTTTATTGGCGAAACCGTTATAAAAAGCAACTCCATTGCAGAGCTCGAAGCTCTAATCGTTGGTCAAGAAACTATTTACCGTAGTGTTATTATCGACCATGGTGTTGAAAACTTTAGTGAAAGTTTAATTACAGAGCTTCCTAAGCAGCCATTTTTAATCGCTGGTGACGATATTGCTCACTTGGTAAACAACCATCCAAACGTAATTGGCGTATTGCCCTATGACGCTAAGTACGCAAAATTAACGCAAGAGCTGCACAATTGTCAGGACTTTGTCAATAAACGACCTGCTACGCACGCCGTTTCTGGCTCATCATCAATGCTGTTTAGAAGCCTAGTTGGCCGTAGTGATAACATTCAAAATGTTCGTGTGCTTATCGAGCAGGTGGCACAAACAGACGCTAACGTATTGGTGTTAGGTGAATCAGGTACTGGTAAGGAAGTGATTGCCCGCAACGTGCATTATTACTCTAAACGCCGAGAAGGGCCGTTTATTCCGGTTAACTGTGGTGCTATTCCGCCTGAACTGCTTGAAAGTGAGTTATTTGGTCATGAAAAGGGCGCTTTTACTGGTGCTTATACTGCGCGTAAAGGGCGTTTCGAATTGGCTGAAGGCGGCACATTATTTCTTGATGAAATCGGTGATATGCCGCACCCAATGCAGGTTAAATTATTACGTGTCTTACAAGAACGTACTTTTGAGCGGGTTGGTGGCAACAAAACCATGACCTGTAATGTCCGTATCGTTGCGGCAACCCACCAACATCTAGAAGAACAAATCAAAGACGGAAAGTTCCGTGAAGATTTATTCTATCGCCTGAATGTATTTCCAATTGAAGTGCCTGCGCTACGTGAGCGCAAAGACGATATTCCATTATTGCTACAAGAATTAGTTCAGCGTATGGAATCGGCTTACAACACCTCTGTACGTTTTACTCAGCGCTGTATGGAATCGTTAATGATGGCAGACTGGTCTGGTAATGTTCGTGAGCTAAGCAACTTGGTTGAACGTTTGGTTATTCTTTATCCAAACAATCTTATTGATGTCAACGATCTACCGGCTAAATATCGTCATCTCGATGTTCCTGAATTTGAACCTGATTACCCAGAAGAGCTACAAGAGCAAGATGCTTTTGCAGCAATATTTAGTGGCGAAGATGTAGTTGAGGTGCCTGAGAAGACGGTAATGACTGAATTACCATCTGAAGGTGTCAACCTAAAAGAGATGCTATCAGAGCTAGAAGTTGATTTAATACGCCAAGCGTTAGAGCAACAAGACTATGTAGTCTCTCGTGCCGCAGATATCTTAGGCATGCGCCGCACAACGCTCGTTGAAAAAATGCGTAAATACGGCATGTCGAAAGACGGATAA
- a CDS encoding ATP-binding protein has translation MAPQFHQPSTSGRVSQNRLAHLVDVLPSGVIILDANGRVEEANRMALDFFGTDVVGQRWATVINTVFEPRADDGHEVSLKDGRRLKIAISSLEPEDGQLILVTDLTETRQMQNNMAHMQRLSALGKMVASLAHQVRTPLSAAMLYAANLKSKAMNEASKERFHDKLMARLKDLEQQVNDMLMFARSDSGQISAEISLQEILTEVQASSDAMLAQHKANLMVTLPDPDLLVMGNRTALSGAITNLIHNAIQAKPQGLMMHLIAKRHGENEVEISLVDNGPGISVADQQKIFEPFYTTKSQGTGLGLAVVQSVAKSHRGQLTLVSKQGQGSCFSIILPLHREAAVVVKHAAVS, from the coding sequence ATGGCACCACAATTTCATCAACCATCGACTTCAGGACGCGTTTCTCAAAATCGTTTAGCGCACTTGGTCGATGTACTTCCATCTGGCGTGATCATTCTCGATGCCAATGGTCGCGTTGAAGAAGCCAATCGCATGGCGTTAGATTTCTTCGGCACGGACGTAGTGGGCCAGCGTTGGGCTACAGTTATCAATACGGTTTTTGAACCTCGCGCCGATGATGGTCATGAAGTGTCTTTAAAAGATGGCCGTCGTCTTAAGATTGCAATCTCTTCACTAGAGCCAGAAGATGGTCAATTAATTCTGGTGACTGATTTGACGGAAACTCGTCAAATGCAAAACAACATGGCGCACATGCAGCGCTTGTCGGCACTTGGTAAAATGGTAGCATCACTTGCCCATCAGGTGCGCACGCCACTTTCTGCCGCAATGCTATATGCTGCCAATCTTAAAAGTAAGGCGATGAATGAAGCGTCAAAAGAGCGCTTTCACGATAAATTGATGGCGCGTCTCAAAGATTTAGAGCAGCAAGTCAACGATATGTTGATGTTCGCCCGCAGTGATAGCGGTCAAATCTCAGCGGAAATTTCACTGCAAGAAATTCTGACTGAAGTTCAAGCATCGAGTGATGCGATGTTGGCACAACATAAAGCAAATTTAATGGTAACCTTGCCAGATCCTGATCTATTAGTGATGGGCAACCGCACTGCACTTAGCGGCGCTATTACGAATTTGATTCACAACGCTATTCAGGCAAAACCACAAGGGTTAATGATGCATTTGATTGCTAAGCGTCACGGTGAAAACGAAGTAGAAATTTCATTGGTTGATAATGGCCCTGGTATTTCGGTGGCGGATCAGCAGAAGATATTTGAACCCTTTTATACTACAAAGTCGCAAGGCACCGGATTAGGCCTTGCTGTGGTGCAGTCGGTGGCCAAATCTCATCGCGGACAACTGACCTTAGTTTCAAAACAAGGGCAGGGTTCGTGTTTTTCAATTATTTTACCGCTACACCGCGAAGCCGCAGTTGTTGTTAAACACGCTGCTGTTAGCTAA